The proteins below are encoded in one region of Paenibacillus sp. YYML68:
- the resA gene encoding thiol-disulfide oxidoreductase ResA, translated as MGKARRSIQIIIFALIAAVGGWTLYTNLFAGTEKPVVGAAAPNFKLSSLDGVTRELSDYKGKVVVVNFWGTFCEPCRNEMPALDRQQTKWKDSGVVVLGLNLDEPRITVDNYIRQVGVTFPILFDKDEQMRKRYGVSQYPTTFFIKPDGRIGEIRIGEMDEAYIDRTIAAMLKP; from the coding sequence ATGGGAAAAGCTAGAAGGTCGATCCAAATTATCATTTTCGCGCTTATTGCGGCGGTTGGCGGTTGGACGCTGTACACCAACCTGTTCGCTGGTACGGAGAAGCCGGTCGTCGGAGCAGCAGCGCCGAACTTCAAGCTGTCGAGTCTGGACGGTGTCACTCGCGAGCTATCCGATTATAAAGGGAAGGTCGTCGTCGTGAACTTCTGGGGCACGTTCTGCGAGCCTTGCCGCAACGAGATGCCAGCACTGGACCGGCAGCAGACGAAGTGGAAGGACAGCGGAGTCGTCGTGCTCGGTCTTAATCTCGATGAGCCGCGCATTACGGTGGACAATTACATTCGACAGGTTGGCGTGACGTTCCCAATCTTGTTCGACAAGGATGAGCAGATGCGGAAGCGGTACGGCGTATCGCAATACCCGACGACCTTCTTCATCAAGCCGGATGGCCGCATAGGCGAGATCCGCATCGGGGAGATGGACGAGGCTTATATCGATCGCACCATTGCCGCCATGCTGAAGCCATAG
- a CDS encoding cytochrome c biogenesis protein ResB, with product MIHNTKCECGHQNPVATLLCESCGKPLEDADGTLPLEMRYDGMARRSQRENPGLLDRVWNFFSSVKIAIVLIAITLIGSAIGTIYPQENTFLNMDPSVYYKETYGTSGHIYYLLGFSHTFESWWFITLLFMIGTSLIVCSLDRVLPLYRALSKQQIRKHLQFITRQKVTYSGPVESDGQAWVKQASEVLKKKRYRVHVDAEGTALLAEKYRFSRWGPYINHIGLIIFLAAVLMRSIPGWHMDQHLAFPEGKLVPIPDSPYYLKNEKFTLELYSEDEMTDGFKEKGIAVPKVYETKAVLYECKADCDDPSKEPVLEEVHRQDIIVNKPLDYEGLLAFQFDYKPSLRLISVKPSLRSVETGEVFGTFDLSMDNPKEQFKLGPYELKLQAYFPEFAMDAKGTPITKSNNPVMPAFVFLVKGPDVAPEGEPFLYFPRQIDQANFRQDEINGELGRKLELSVGSMQDVAFSEYISYLNIRIDRAMPYIWVGTTISMIGLIMGFYWHHRRIWLRIDNGVLALGAHTNKNWFGLRKEVSELLGKSGIEIDPKKLDKEQTEQLERIENNEENEVKST from the coding sequence ATGATTCATAATACGAAATGCGAATGCGGTCATCAGAATCCGGTAGCGACGCTGCTGTGCGAGTCGTGCGGCAAGCCGCTGGAGGATGCGGACGGCACACTGCCGCTGGAGATGAGGTACGACGGCATGGCGCGGCGGTCGCAACGGGAAAACCCCGGTTTGCTGGACCGGGTGTGGAACTTTTTTTCCTCGGTCAAAATCGCGATAGTCTTGATCGCCATTACGCTGATCGGCTCGGCGATCGGCACGATCTACCCGCAGGAGAACACGTTCCTCAACATGGACCCGTCGGTCTATTATAAGGAAACGTACGGAACGAGCGGGCACATCTATTACTTGCTCGGCTTCTCGCATACGTTCGAGTCGTGGTGGTTCATCACACTGCTGTTCATGATCGGCACGTCGCTCATCGTCTGCAGCCTGGACCGGGTGCTGCCGCTGTATCGGGCGCTGAGCAAGCAGCAGATTCGCAAGCATCTGCAGTTCATCACCCGGCAGAAGGTGACGTATTCGGGACCAGTCGAGTCGGATGGACAAGCATGGGTGAAGCAGGCGTCGGAGGTGCTGAAGAAGAAGCGGTACCGCGTTCACGTCGATGCCGAAGGTACAGCCCTGCTCGCGGAGAAATATCGGTTCAGCCGCTGGGGGCCGTACATTAATCATATCGGACTGATTATCTTTCTTGCGGCAGTACTGATGCGGAGCATTCCCGGCTGGCATATGGACCAGCATCTGGCGTTCCCGGAGGGGAAGCTGGTGCCGATTCCGGACTCGCCGTATTATCTCAAGAATGAGAAGTTCACGCTGGAGCTGTATAGCGAGGACGAGATGACCGACGGCTTCAAGGAGAAGGGCATCGCCGTACCGAAGGTGTATGAGACGAAGGCGGTGCTGTACGAGTGCAAGGCGGACTGCGACGATCCTTCGAAGGAGCCTGTGCTAGAGGAGGTGCACCGCCAAGACATTATCGTGAACAAGCCGCTTGATTATGAGGGGCTGCTGGCGTTCCAGTTCGACTATAAGCCGTCGCTCAGGCTCATCTCGGTGAAGCCTTCGCTGCGCAGCGTCGAGACGGGTGAGGTGTTCGGTACATTCGATTTGTCGATGGACAATCCGAAGGAGCAGTTCAAGCTCGGGCCGTATGAGCTGAAGCTGCAGGCGTACTTCCCGGAATTCGCGATGGACGCGAAGGGGACGCCGATTACGAAGTCGAACAATCCGGTCATGCCGGCGTTCGTCTTCTTGGTGAAGGGCCCGGACGTAGCGCCAGAGGGTGAGCCTTTCCTCTATTTCCCAAGACAGATCGATCAGGCGAACTTCCGTCAGGATGAGATCAACGGAGAGCTTGGCCGCAAGCTGGAGCTGTCTGTCGGCTCGATGCAGGACGTCGCCTTCTCTGAATATATCAGCTATTTGAACATTCGGATCGATCGCGCGATGCCGTACATCTGGGTAGGGACGACAATCTCGATGATCGGCCTGATTATGGGCTTCTACTGGCATCACCGACGGATCTGGCTGCGCATCGACAATGGCGTACTGGCGCTCGGCGCCCATACGAACAAGAACTGGTTCGGTCTTCGTAAGGAAGTGTCCGAGCTGCTCGGTAAGAGCGGCATCGAGATCGATCCGAAGAAGCTGGACAAGGAGCAGACAGAGCAGCTCGAACGGATAGAGAACAATGAGGAGAATGAGGTGAAATCGACTTGA
- the ccsA gene encoding cytochrome c biogenesis protein CcsA, protein MSGTFLLLAFIIYTVAMLGFVIGVSGRSSTQVEDQAAYSRKWGRIGFVITLLGFGCHCAFFFLRWAEAGHIPTSNMYEFMTFLAMMIVLAFLVVYLIYKSTVLGAFALPVAIIIIAYASVFPKEIQPLIPALQSYWLKIHVTTAALGEAFFAVGFAAGLMYLVKTVNFNSREKSDRREQRGVEFTMFIMIVIIAFVTAIFSFNGTGYKAVFKSDVTVTDVNNVDQVVKQESTYVLPPIFGPYGAETVSMTPFLGMTEPLLEAPSWMKGANAGRKLNTVVWSLLSGALLYGLLRLIARKPLGAALHPMMKGVDSDDVDEIGYRSIAIGYPVFTLGALVFAMIWAHEAWGRFWGWDPKEVWALIVWLFYAVYLHLRLSRGWQGKRSAWLSVIGFLVVMFTLIGVNLVIAGLHSYAGV, encoded by the coding sequence TTGAGCGGCACGTTCTTATTACTAGCGTTCATTATATATACGGTGGCTATGCTTGGCTTTGTCATCGGCGTATCGGGTCGGAGCTCGACGCAGGTCGAAGACCAGGCTGCATACAGTAGGAAGTGGGGGCGGATTGGCTTCGTCATTACGCTGCTGGGCTTCGGCTGTCATTGTGCATTCTTCTTCCTGCGGTGGGCCGAGGCGGGCCATATACCAACGAGCAACATGTACGAGTTCATGACGTTCCTCGCCATGATGATCGTGCTGGCGTTCCTCGTCGTGTATCTGATCTACAAGTCGACCGTGCTCGGCGCGTTCGCACTTCCGGTTGCGATCATAATTATTGCATACGCTTCTGTATTTCCGAAGGAAATTCAGCCGCTTATTCCGGCTCTGCAGAGCTACTGGTTGAAAATCCACGTTACGACCGCAGCTCTCGGTGAAGCGTTCTTCGCGGTCGGCTTCGCTGCCGGACTGATGTACTTGGTCAAGACGGTTAACTTCAACAGTCGCGAGAAGAGCGACCGCCGCGAGCAACGAGGCGTCGAGTTTACGATGTTCATCATGATCGTTATTATCGCCTTCGTCACGGCGATCTTCAGCTTCAACGGAACCGGCTATAAGGCCGTATTCAAGAGCGATGTGACCGTAACCGACGTTAACAACGTCGATCAGGTCGTGAAGCAGGAGTCGACGTATGTGCTTCCGCCGATCTTCGGTCCTTACGGCGCAGAGACGGTGTCGATGACGCCTTTCCTCGGCATGACCGAGCCGCTACTGGAGGCGCCGTCGTGGATGAAGGGGGCGAATGCTGGCCGCAAGCTGAACACGGTCGTCTGGTCGCTGCTTAGCGGAGCCTTGCTGTACGGGCTGCTTCGCCTCATCGCACGTAAGCCGCTCGGCGCTGCGCTGCATCCGATGATGAAGGGCGTCGATTCGGACGATGTCGATGAGATCGGCTACCGGTCGATCGCGATCGGCTATCCGGTGTTCACGCTCGGGGCGCTCGTCTTCGCGATGATCTGGGCGCATGAGGCGTGGGGTCGCTTCTGGGGCTGGGACCCGAAGGAGGTATGGGCGCTCATCGTCTGGCTGTTCTACGCCGTGTACCTGCATCTGCGTCTGTCCCGCGGCTGGCAGGGCAAGCGCTCGGCGTGGCTGTCGGTCATCGGCTTCCTCGTCGTCATGTTCACGCTGATTGGTGTCAATCTCGTTATTGCTGGACTTCATTCGTACGCGGGCGTTTAG
- a CDS encoding response regulator transcription factor: MSDVKMNILVVDDEERIRRLLRMYLEKENYKIDEAEDGETALRKALDFDYDLILLDLMLPGIDGNEVCLRLRQVKATPVIMLTAKGEETNRVQGFEAGADDYVVKPFSPREVIYRVKAILRRSSVTAYLSKEVNSSNNIVFPNLVIEHDAHRVTAGGQEVALTPKEYELLHYLAVSPDKVFSREELLKDVWNYEFFGDLRTVDTHVKRLREKLNKVSPEAASMITTVWGVGYKLEVPK, encoded by the coding sequence ATGAGTGATGTAAAAATGAACATTCTCGTCGTCGACGACGAGGAGCGCATTCGCCGACTGCTGCGTATGTATCTGGAGAAGGAGAATTACAAGATCGACGAGGCAGAGGACGGCGAGACGGCGCTGCGCAAGGCGCTCGACTTCGATTACGATCTGATTCTGCTCGATCTGATGCTGCCGGGTATCGACGGCAACGAGGTGTGTCTGCGGCTGCGTCAGGTGAAGGCAACACCGGTTATTATGCTGACAGCCAAGGGCGAGGAGACGAACCGCGTGCAGGGCTTCGAGGCTGGAGCCGACGATTACGTCGTGAAGCCGTTCAGTCCGCGTGAGGTCATATACCGAGTGAAGGCGATTCTGCGCCGCTCCTCTGTTACGGCTTACTTGTCCAAGGAGGTCAACTCCAGCAACAACATCGTATTTCCGAACCTCGTGATCGAGCACGACGCGCATCGCGTGACGGCGGGCGGACAGGAGGTTGCGCTCACGCCGAAGGAGTACGAGCTGCTGCACTATTTGGCGGTGTCGCCGGATAAGGTGTTCTCCCGCGAGGAGCTGTTGAAGGACGTGTGGAACTATGAGTTTTTCGGCGATCTGCGCACGGTTGATACCCATGTGAAGCGTCTGCGCGAGAAGCTGAACAAGGTATCGCCGGAAGCCGCCTCGATGATCACGACCGTATGGGGCGTGGGCTACAAGCTCGAGGTGCCGAAGTAA
- a CDS encoding ATP-binding protein yields the protein MFIFKSIVGKLWLTIIGLVVVVLLTLSVFLFNYIETSFPRSKDQVETLTRLAAKVASEISLHKEERRYLQVVNELMEAQGASVLVVGKDYSQEMMSGAVVSGGAISHSVPFEEFFTREELLNVFSGSTIDNRTLTPRVGLPPNNTYTAVAVPIMDASMSSVNGALIMYQLTQSSEETQDYVKKLFVVVGVCGFLMTTFFAFFLLSRITKPLQHLKTAADLISEGEYGSRVPIQSSDEIGQLARTFNHMGEQLEDTIQALSHEKEHLASVLRSMADAVVTFDAEGDVILTNPQGERIIRDWNELEWLGHSGGPEGAEASGPMTGWSRIPEPIRPLFEEIIRRPKELTSKLHVKSEVWSVVMAPLYSQDLVRGVVAVMRNVTEEYRLDKLRKDFVANVSHELRTPLSMLQGYSEALIDDIAGSPEERQELAQVIYDESLRMGRLVHDLLDLAKMETGNLELHLRELDVHTFMKRMHRKFAVLSKEKGIQMSYDLDNVPLKLEKADEDRLEQVMTNLLDNAIRHTPADAHIRIRATSTLLRGEKAVLIEVSDEGDGIPAQDLPFIFERFYKADKARTRGSSGGTGLGLSIVKNIVEAHRGVVQARSLPGQGTTFSITLPC from the coding sequence GTGTTTATATTCAAAAGCATCGTCGGCAAGCTGTGGCTGACGATTATTGGACTTGTCGTCGTCGTACTTCTAACACTTAGCGTATTCTTGTTCAACTATATCGAAACGTCATTCCCGCGCTCGAAGGATCAGGTCGAGACGCTGACCCGGCTCGCAGCGAAGGTCGCGAGTGAAATATCGCTGCACAAGGAAGAGCGGCGCTACCTGCAGGTCGTCAATGAGCTGATGGAGGCGCAGGGCGCTAGCGTCCTTGTCGTAGGGAAGGATTACTCCCAGGAGATGATGTCCGGCGCTGTCGTCTCGGGTGGCGCTATCTCGCACAGTGTGCCGTTCGAGGAGTTTTTCACAAGAGAGGAACTGTTGAACGTATTCAGTGGCAGCACGATCGACAATCGGACGCTGACACCCCGAGTCGGTCTGCCGCCGAATAATACATATACGGCCGTTGCCGTGCCGATTATGGACGCTTCCATGTCGAGTGTGAACGGTGCACTCATTATGTACCAGCTGACGCAATCGTCCGAGGAGACACAGGACTACGTGAAGAAGCTGTTCGTCGTCGTTGGCGTGTGCGGCTTCCTCATGACGACGTTCTTCGCCTTCTTCCTGCTGAGCCGCATTACGAAGCCGCTGCAGCACTTGAAGACGGCAGCTGACCTTATCTCTGAGGGTGAATACGGCAGTCGGGTGCCGATCCAGTCATCGGATGAGATCGGACAGCTGGCCCGCACGTTCAATCATATGGGAGAGCAGCTGGAGGATACGATCCAAGCGCTCAGTCATGAGAAGGAGCATCTCGCGAGCGTCCTGCGCAGTATGGCCGATGCGGTCGTCACCTTCGATGCAGAAGGGGATGTCATTCTGACTAATCCGCAGGGTGAGCGTATTATTCGGGATTGGAACGAGCTCGAGTGGCTCGGACATAGTGGAGGACCCGAAGGTGCTGAGGCGTCCGGCCCGATGACGGGCTGGAGCCGCATTCCAGAGCCGATCCGACCCCTCTTCGAGGAGATTATACGTCGACCGAAGGAGCTCACCTCCAAGCTTCATGTCAAGAGCGAGGTGTGGTCCGTCGTCATGGCGCCGCTCTACTCGCAGGATCTCGTACGAGGCGTCGTCGCTGTAATGCGTAACGTCACCGAGGAGTATCGGCTCGACAAGCTGCGCAAGGATTTCGTCGCGAACGTCTCGCACGAGCTGCGCACACCGCTGTCGATGCTGCAGGGCTACAGCGAGGCACTCATCGACGACATCGCTGGATCGCCGGAGGAGCGGCAGGAGCTGGCGCAGGTCATCTATGACGAGTCACTGCGAATGGGGCGTCTCGTGCACGATCTGCTCGATCTGGCCAAGATGGAGACGGGGAATCTGGAGCTGCATCTTCGTGAGCTCGACGTACACACCTTCATGAAGCGAATGCACCGCAAATTTGCTGTACTGTCCAAGGAGAAGGGCATTCAGATGTCGTATGACCTCGATAACGTGCCACTTAAGCTCGAGAAGGCGGATGAGGATCGACTGGAGCAGGTGATGACGAATCTGCTCGATAATGCGATTCGCCATACACCAGCGGACGCGCACATCCGAATACGCGCAACGAGCACGCTGCTGCGCGGTGAGAAGGCCGTTCTAATCGAGGTTAGCGACGAGGGAGACGGTATCCCGGCCCAAGATCTGCCGTTCATCTTCGAACGCTTCTACAAGGCGGACAAAGCCCGTACACGCGGTTCCTCAGGCGGAACAGGGCTAGGGCTCTCGATCGTCAAGAACATCGTAGAAGCGCACCGCGGCGTCGTACAAGCGCGAAGCTTGCCCGGACAAGGTACGACATTTTCTATCACGCTTCCTTGTTAA
- the serA gene encoding phosphoglycerate dehydrogenase — translation MFKVLVMDGISDMGIQLLYDAQDVEVDKKNGLSEDELVAIITEYDALLVRSATKVTERIMNAGSRLKVVGRAGVGVDNIDLEAATKAGIVVINAPDGNTIATCELTFAMMMSIARSIPQAYKKTVGGEWDRKTFVGVELRNKTLGILGMGRIGSEVARRAKVFGMEVLGYDPFLTEERAEKIGVKLGTVDYICANSDFITVHTPLTNETRHMISSKQFEIMKKGARIVNCARGGIIDEMALVEAIQAGTVAGAAFDVFESEPPAADHPFLNNPKIIVTPHLGASTIEAQENVAIDVSEQVLNILREVPFKNAVNMPPVPADVLNALQPYFNLGEKLGVFLGQTIEGAVSEISISYSGDLTDVDTSPLTRYIVKGVLQHQLEGVNVVNAMHLAKTREVNVVVQKSSVSKSFTNLVSVTLKTKNEERTLAGTLLSGYGERIVQIDQYPVDIAPNGNILLISHNDKPGIIGKVGTLLGSNDVNIASMQVGRKVIGGSAIMILTTDKNTPQNVLDQLVELPELTHVRELSL, via the coding sequence ATGTTTAAAGTGTTAGTCATGGATGGAATCAGCGACATGGGGATTCAGCTGTTGTACGATGCACAGGATGTTGAGGTGGACAAGAAGAACGGCTTGTCCGAGGATGAGCTTGTCGCCATCATCACCGAGTATGACGCCCTTCTCGTACGCTCCGCCACTAAGGTAACGGAGCGCATCATGAACGCGGGCAGCCGCCTGAAGGTCGTAGGCCGCGCAGGCGTAGGCGTTGACAACATCGATCTGGAAGCAGCAACGAAGGCCGGTATCGTCGTTATCAATGCTCCGGATGGCAACACCATTGCGACATGCGAGCTTACATTTGCGATGATGATGTCGATCGCCCGCTCCATCCCTCAAGCATATAAGAAGACAGTCGGCGGCGAATGGGATCGCAAGACGTTCGTCGGCGTTGAGCTTCGCAACAAGACGCTCGGTATTCTCGGCATGGGCCGAATCGGCAGCGAGGTAGCTAGACGCGCGAAGGTATTCGGCATGGAGGTGCTCGGCTACGACCCATTCCTTACTGAAGAGCGCGCAGAGAAGATTGGCGTGAAGCTCGGTACGGTTGATTATATTTGTGCCAATTCGGACTTCATTACGGTTCATACTCCGCTCACGAACGAAACGAGACATATGATCAGCAGCAAGCAGTTCGAAATTATGAAGAAGGGCGCTCGCATCGTGAACTGTGCCCGCGGCGGTATCATTGACGAGATGGCTCTTGTAGAGGCGATCCAGGCTGGCACAGTGGCCGGCGCTGCGTTCGACGTATTCGAATCCGAGCCGCCAGCAGCAGACCATCCGTTCCTGAACAATCCGAAGATCATCGTCACGCCTCACCTCGGCGCTTCCACGATCGAAGCCCAGGAGAACGTAGCGATTGACGTATCGGAGCAGGTGCTCAACATTCTCCGTGAAGTACCGTTCAAGAACGCGGTCAACATGCCTCCGGTACCGGCTGACGTGCTGAATGCGCTCCAGCCATACTTCAACCTCGGCGAGAAGCTCGGCGTATTCCTTGGCCAGACGATCGAGGGCGCAGTAAGCGAGATTTCGATCAGCTACTCCGGTGACTTGACGGATGTCGATACGTCGCCGCTTACCCGTTACATCGTGAAGGGCGTGCTTCAACACCAGCTCGAAGGCGTCAACGTAGTCAACGCAATGCATCTAGCGAAGACGCGTGAAGTGAACGTCGTCGTACAGAAGTCGTCGGTATCGAAGTCGTTCACGAATCTCGTCTCCGTGACACTGAAGACGAAGAACGAAGAGCGCACGCTGGCAGGCACACTGCTGTCCGGCTATGGCGAACGCATCGTCCAGATCGACCAGTACCCTGTAGATATCGCGCCTAACGGCAACATCCTGCTCATCTCCCATAACGACAAGCCGGGCATCATCGGTAAGGTCGGAACGCTGCTCGGCAGCAACGATGTCAACATCGCTTCGATGCAGGTTGGACGTAAAGTAATCGGCGGCTCCGCAATCATGATCTTGACGACAGACAAGAACACGCCGCAGAACGTGCTTGATCAGCTGGTCGAGCTTCCAGAGCTAACACACGTTCGCGAGCTGTCACTGTAA
- a CDS encoding rhodanese-like domain-containing protein — protein sequence MSFDRIGPDAYKRKRDRGELEGTLTIDVREQMEWDYYHWEGMELVPMMTIPQKLDELPRDKPLYIVCAHGVRSANVCHYLSQHGFDNVVNVEGGMAALAALDGVHYD from the coding sequence ATGTCATTCGACCGAATTGGTCCAGACGCTTACAAGCGCAAGCGTGATCGTGGAGAGCTCGAAGGGACGCTAACGATCGATGTCCGCGAGCAGATGGAGTGGGACTATTACCATTGGGAAGGAATGGAGCTCGTGCCAATGATGACGATCCCGCAGAAGCTGGACGAGCTGCCGCGGGACAAGCCACTGTACATCGTCTGCGCTCATGGGGTGCGCAGCGCCAACGTCTGTCATTATTTGAGCCAGCACGGCTTCGATAACGTCGTCAACGTCGAAGGCGGCATGGCCGCGCTCGCTGCGTTAGACGGTGTGCATTACGACTGA
- a CDS encoding CPBP family intramembrane glutamic endopeptidase: protein MKKFNFKSFKVRLRQVKAEELNDRLLLINLYVTQALVLLAAVVIMLFQRPDLLQMFSIEPGLTIVLWGALFAGAVLAVDLLVTNWVPSEVTDDGGINQMLFGNRPLWHIALLSLVVAFCEELLFRGAIQAAWGPYWTSILFAAIHIRYLQHWLMTGLVFSISYGLGWIYIQTGTLWTPILAHFLIDFIMGCILRYRRES, encoded by the coding sequence ATGAAAAAATTTAACTTCAAGTCGTTCAAGGTGCGACTACGCCAAGTCAAGGCTGAAGAGCTGAATGACCGTCTGCTCCTCATTAATCTGTATGTAACGCAAGCTCTAGTGCTGCTGGCTGCTGTCGTGATCATGCTGTTCCAGCGTCCTGATCTGCTACAGATGTTCTCCATCGAGCCAGGCCTTACAATCGTGCTATGGGGAGCTCTGTTCGCTGGCGCGGTGCTCGCCGTTGATCTGCTGGTGACGAATTGGGTGCCCTCCGAGGTGACCGATGACGGGGGCATCAACCAGATGCTGTTCGGCAACCGCCCACTGTGGCATATCGCGCTGTTATCCCTCGTCGTCGCGTTCTGTGAAGAGCTGCTGTTCCGCGGCGCCATACAAGCAGCATGGGGACCGTATTGGACGAGCATTCTGTTCGCCGCTATTCACATTCGGTACTTGCAGCACTGGCTCATGACCGGCCTCGTATTTAGTATCAGCTATGGCCTCGGCTGGATCTATATTCAGACAGGTACGCTGTGGACGCCGATTTTGGCCCATTTCCTGATCGACTTTATTATGGGCTGTATCTTAAGGTATAGGAGAGAGAGCTAG
- a CDS encoding polysaccharide deacetylase family protein, producing the protein MTNKIKTTAVLLLASVLASACSTSSDRNEVTPPPSPVSQSLESSAAVPNSAARPENATKSSSLQEQAVSVPATADKVTSHTQQSAKQESRTQPQATPVARTYKMSPRTYDIVPIDASKHPKEVVLLTFDDGPKDLELNQALLDTLDKHQAKAIFFVNGYRVKQKPDIVKLIHERGHAIGNHSWDHIDLKKQTKEKIAQQLEDVQDAVKAITGEAPVFFRPPFGSGNDEVRAKSKELGMLYMTWSNGSKDWEMTVKRNSAQEVTANVIGQLRPGSNILMHELPWTAEALDDMLSQIKKRGYGFVDPHAIDPSL; encoded by the coding sequence ATGACTAATAAAATAAAGACGACAGCCGTACTGCTGCTTGCTTCAGTGCTAGCCTCTGCCTGCTCTACATCGTCCGACCGCAACGAAGTGACCCCACCACCTTCCCCTGTCAGCCAGTCGCTGGAATCGAGTGCAGCTGTTCCGAACAGTGCAGCCCGTCCAGAGAACGCCACTAAGTCGAGCAGCCTGCAAGAACAGGCGGTCTCCGTACCTGCGACCGCAGATAAAGTCACGTCGCATACACAGCAGTCGGCCAAGCAAGAGAGTCGGACTCAGCCCCAAGCTACGCCTGTTGCCCGAACGTACAAGATGAGCCCGAGGACGTACGACATCGTCCCGATCGACGCCAGTAAGCATCCGAAGGAGGTCGTATTGCTGACATTCGATGACGGACCGAAGGACCTCGAGCTGAACCAGGCATTACTCGATACGCTGGATAAGCATCAGGCGAAGGCCATATTTTTCGTGAACGGCTATCGCGTGAAGCAAAAGCCCGACATCGTCAAGCTCATTCATGAGCGCGGTCATGCCATCGGCAATCATTCGTGGGATCATATTGATCTTAAGAAGCAAACGAAGGAGAAGATTGCCCAGCAGCTGGAGGACGTGCAAGACGCGGTGAAGGCGATTACTGGAGAAGCGCCTGTTTTTTTCCGGCCACCGTTCGGATCAGGCAATGATGAGGTACGTGCGAAGTCGAAGGAGCTCGGTATGCTATATATGACATGGTCCAATGGCTCCAAGGATTGGGAAATGACCGTCAAGCGGAACAGTGCCCAGGAGGTGACGGCGAACGTCATCGGCCAGCTGCGCCCCGGCAGCAACATTCTTATGCATGAGCTGCCGTGGACGGCGGAGGCACTGGACGACATGTTGTCGCAAATCAAGAAGCGAGGCTACGGCTTCGTGGACCCGCATGCGATCGACCCGAGTCTATAG
- a CDS encoding genetic competence negative regulator translates to MKMERLSQDKIRIFLTFDDLTERGIQKDDMWREIPKVHELFSEMMDQAYMELGFDATGPLAVEVLAMPAQGMMVIVTRGKMNFGSEDTLEDELEEEVYELELTLDETDQVTYAFRDFEDLLRLSKVLGGMLTDGGTLYSYKNKYILLLDAEPLDESKLQTIVAVLSEYGEATSVTHAMLEEYGNKVIAEHAIRTLCEKFR, encoded by the coding sequence ATGAAAATGGAGCGATTAAGTCAGGACAAGATACGGATATTCCTCACATTTGATGACTTAACGGAGCGCGGCATTCAGAAGGATGACATGTGGAGAGAAATCCCTAAGGTACATGAGCTGTTCAGCGAAATGATGGATCAAGCTTATATGGAGCTAGGCTTCGACGCGACCGGTCCTCTCGCCGTTGAGGTTCTCGCTATGCCTGCACAAGGGATGATGGTTATCGTCACGCGCGGCAAGATGAACTTCGGCTCTGAAGATACGCTTGAAGATGAGCTGGAAGAGGAAGTGTACGAGCTCGAGCTTACATTGGATGAGACAGACCAGGTCACATACGCCTTCCGAGACTTCGAGGATTTGCTGAGGCTGTCTAAGGTTCTGGGTGGAATGCTCACAGACGGCGGAACGCTCTACTCCTATAAAAATAAATATATTTTACTTCTGGATGCGGAGCCGCTGGATGAGAGCAAGCTACAGACGATTGTAGCAGTGTTGTCGGAGTACGGTGAAGCAACCTCGGTGACTCATGCAATGCTTGAGGAGTACGGCAATAAAGTGATTGCAGAGCATGCAATTCGAACGCTTTGTGAGAAATTCCGTTAA